In Phreatobacter aquaticus, a single genomic region encodes these proteins:
- a CDS encoding ABC transporter substrate-binding protein: MLPTKWAMAQTRAESLRILSEAGPNSFDTIGVGVNRNAIQATWNVYDRLVRFGTKTQPDGTLYYDYYAIEGELAERWTISDDKRSITFHLRRDATFHDGSPVTAEDVKWSLDRVVSIAIGKSQFSTGSMTEPSQFEIIDTHTIKITTPKPDRFTLPNMAAVYPIIINSKVAKANATAADPWASEWLKTNAAGGGPFKIEAFTPGQSLTLSRFDGWKNGTLPGFRRVLWQVVPNAQSRRTSLERGDADIVQDLPPQDAVSLAADAKLKVVGVPMAGAFQFIGMNNSIKPFDNVKVRQAIAFALPYQQMFEAALFKRGRPLFGGKPGVPETTEYPQPLGYDTDIAKAKALLTEAGFPNGFETTFSFELSQATIGEPVSLLIQEALGKVGIKVTINKVPGGQLGTLLQNKQVPFFFEGSAAYLADADYFFRIFYHGPTRWNFGTYNNPEFAALVEKTRFETDKAVYEADVKRMITLAKEEVPIILLWQPALDTGMQKSVDGYKYLFHRQLEMRTLKRS; the protein is encoded by the coding sequence ATGCTGCCGACCAAGTGGGCGATGGCGCAGACGCGCGCCGAAAGCCTGCGTATCCTCAGCGAGGCCGGCCCCAATTCGTTCGACACGATCGGCGTGGGCGTCAACCGCAACGCCATCCAGGCGACCTGGAACGTTTATGACCGGCTTGTGCGCTTCGGCACCAAGACGCAGCCGGATGGCACGCTCTATTACGATTATTACGCCATCGAGGGCGAGCTTGCCGAGCGCTGGACCATCTCCGACGACAAGCGCAGCATCACCTTTCACCTGCGCCGCGACGCGACCTTCCATGACGGCTCGCCGGTGACCGCCGAGGACGTCAAATGGTCGCTTGACCGCGTCGTCAGCATCGCGATCGGCAAGTCGCAGTTCTCGACCGGCTCGATGACCGAACCCAGCCAGTTCGAGATCATCGACACCCACACGATCAAGATCACGACGCCGAAGCCCGATCGCTTCACCCTGCCCAACATGGCGGCGGTCTATCCGATCATCATCAATTCCAAGGTCGCCAAGGCCAATGCGACCGCTGCCGACCCGTGGGCCAGCGAGTGGCTGAAGACCAATGCCGCCGGCGGCGGACCGTTCAAGATCGAAGCCTTCACACCCGGCCAGAGCCTGACGCTGTCGCGCTTCGACGGCTGGAAGAACGGCACGCTGCCGGGTTTCCGCCGAGTGCTGTGGCAGGTGGTGCCGAATGCGCAGTCGCGGCGCACCTCGCTCGAGCGCGGCGATGCCGACATCGTGCAGGATCTCCCGCCGCAGGATGCCGTGTCGCTGGCCGCCGATGCCAAGCTCAAGGTCGTCGGCGTGCCCATGGCCGGCGCGTTCCAGTTCATCGGCATGAACAACTCGATCAAGCCGTTCGACAATGTGAAGGTACGCCAGGCCATCGCGTTTGCCCTGCCCTACCAGCAGATGTTCGAGGCGGCTCTCTTCAAGCGCGGCCGGCCGCTGTTCGGCGGCAAGCCGGGCGTGCCGGAGACGACCGAATATCCGCAGCCGCTGGGCTATGACACCGACATTGCCAAGGCGAAGGCCCTGCTCACGGAAGCCGGTTTCCCCAATGGCTTCGAGACGACCTTCTCGTTCGAGCTGTCGCAGGCAACCATCGGCGAACCGGTCTCGCTGCTCATCCAGGAGGCCCTCGGCAAGGTCGGCATCAAGGTGACGATCAACAAGGTGCCCGGCGGCCAGCTCGGCACGCTCCTGCAGAACAAGCAGGTGCCCTTCTTCTTCGAGGGATCGGCTGCCTATCTCGCCGATGCCGACTATTTCTTCCGCATCTTCTACCACGGCCCGACGCGCTGGAACTTCGGCACCTACAACAATCCGGAATTCGCGGCGCTAGTCGAGAAGACCCGGTTCGAGACCGACAAGGCCGTCTACGAGGCGGACGTCAAGCGGATGATCACGCTCGCCAAGGAGGAGGTCCCGATCATCCTGCTCTGGCAGCCAGCCCTCGACACCGGCATGCAGAAGTCGGTCGATGGCTACAAATACCTGTTCCATCGCCAGCTCGAGATGCGCACCCTCAAGCGAAGCTGA
- a CDS encoding IclR family transcriptional regulator has translation MSETAEKAIKVLELLSTYDAPVRLVDLSLGLKMNKSTTYRLLEKMRQLGYVRQDEPNGRYMLTVRMWEVGVRAFRRFDMRFWARPYLEKIHQATNETTVLAVLDGGEVVIVDKIDSLQAVQTFSPLGSRSPLHCSSLGKAFLMTNLDRLLLGRTEPLQAFTPNTVTTFAKLRQDIAVALEDGVAVAFDEYREGVSGVSAPVHGVEGVALGAIGITLPTSRAKGAPLAKAKAAVREGAIELSRALGRSEI, from the coding sequence GTGTCGGAAACTGCCGAAAAGGCCATCAAGGTCCTTGAATTGCTGTCCACCTACGATGCGCCCGTGCGCCTGGTGGATCTGTCGCTCGGACTGAAGATGAACAAGAGCACGACCTATCGTCTGCTCGAGAAGATGCGCCAGCTGGGCTATGTGCGCCAGGACGAGCCGAATGGCCGCTACATGCTGACCGTGCGCATGTGGGAGGTGGGCGTCCGCGCGTTCCGTCGCTTCGACATGCGCTTCTGGGCCAGGCCCTATCTGGAAAAGATCCACCAGGCCACCAACGAGACGACGGTGCTGGCGGTCCTCGACGGCGGCGAGGTGGTGATCGTCGACAAGATCGATTCCCTGCAGGCCGTGCAGACGTTTTCGCCGCTCGGCAGCCGGTCTCCCTTGCACTGCTCGTCGCTCGGCAAGGCCTTCCTGATGACCAATCTGGACCGGCTCCTGCTGGGGCGGACAGAACCGCTTCAGGCCTTCACGCCCAACACGGTCACCACCTTTGCCAAGCTGCGCCAGGATATCGCCGTCGCACTGGAGGACGGAGTGGCGGTCGCCTTCGATGAATATCGCGAGGGTGTCAGCGGCGTTTCCGCCCCTGTCCACGGCGTCGAGGGCGTGGCCCTTGGCGCGATTGGCATCACATTGCCTACATCGCGGGCGAAGGGTGCCCCTCTCGCCAAAGCCAAGGCGGCGGTGCGTGAAGGAGCCATCGAACTGTCACGCGCCCTCGGCCGCAGCGAAATCTGA
- a CDS encoding UbiA family prenyltransferase → MTGSLPTDALSMPASGVEETLARAADIAAGPASMLPIVVDLDETLVLTDTLHEQALFALFHQPLTLLRVLPRLKDGRAAFKAGLAADLPFAAVGLPLRTDLVAWLKQQAALGREIHLCSAANTAIVQAVAARLGIFKSAIGSSDTNLKGQAKADLLTRLFPVGFVYVGDSRADLAVWQVASGVVLAGASQAVAAGARALGKPVEAEFVNTPLSAREILKAIRVHHWLKNLLVFVPILLGHGWDDHPALLRTALGLICVLAVTSATYILNDIADIDADRQHWSKRGRAIASGRLAAAPAFVASIAAILVALGFALALEPRFAGVLAAYLAVTLAYSFGLKRVPLLDTMIIGILFTSRLVMGITLAGQAYSEWLLTFSMFFFFSLATAKRHTEVVRAGTSGSGSIAARGYEVGDAALTLVFGVATAVASLLIMVLYIVEEVLRRGVYTNPKMLWGVPIALAIWVGRIWLLAHRGRMNDDPVSFALRDKASIVLGTAVGILFVLAL, encoded by the coding sequence TTGACCGGCAGCCTGCCTACCGATGCCCTATCGATGCCGGCCTCCGGGGTAGAGGAGACGCTTGCGCGCGCGGCGGACATCGCAGCCGGCCCAGCATCCATGCTGCCGATCGTCGTGGATCTCGACGAGACGCTGGTTCTGACAGACACGCTGCATGAGCAGGCCCTTTTCGCCCTGTTCCATCAGCCGCTGACCCTTCTGCGCGTGCTGCCGCGGCTCAAGGATGGCCGCGCCGCGTTCAAGGCCGGGCTCGCTGCCGATCTGCCCTTCGCCGCGGTCGGCCTGCCATTGCGCACCGATCTGGTTGCCTGGCTGAAGCAACAGGCGGCGCTGGGTCGCGAGATCCATCTCTGTTCGGCCGCCAACACGGCGATCGTCCAGGCGGTCGCGGCCCGCCTCGGAATTTTTAAATCCGCCATTGGTTCCTCCGACACCAATCTGAAGGGTCAGGCCAAGGCCGATCTCCTGACCAGACTTTTCCCCGTTGGCTTCGTCTATGTCGGCGACAGCCGGGCTGATCTCGCCGTCTGGCAGGTGGCCAGCGGCGTCGTGCTGGCCGGGGCATCTCAAGCGGTTGCGGCAGGGGCGCGGGCGCTTGGCAAGCCGGTCGAGGCCGAGTTCGTCAACACGCCTCTCAGCGCGCGCGAAATCCTGAAGGCGATCCGCGTCCATCATTGGCTGAAGAACCTCCTGGTCTTCGTGCCGATCCTGCTCGGTCACGGCTGGGACGATCATCCGGCGCTGCTGCGCACGGCGCTCGGGCTGATCTGCGTGCTGGCCGTGACGTCTGCGACCTATATTCTCAACGACATCGCCGACATCGACGCCGACCGGCAGCATTGGTCGAAGCGGGGGCGCGCCATCGCGTCGGGGCGTCTGGCGGCAGCGCCGGCCTTTGTGGCATCTATCGCCGCCATTCTAGTTGCGCTCGGCTTTGCCCTTGCGCTGGAGCCCCGTTTCGCGGGCGTGCTGGCAGCCTATCTTGCCGTGACGCTGGCCTATTCCTTCGGACTGAAGCGCGTTCCCCTGCTCGACACGATGATCATCGGCATTCTCTTCACCTCGCGGCTGGTGATGGGCATCACGCTGGCGGGGCAGGCCTATTCGGAATGGTTGCTCACCTTCTCGATGTTCTTCTTCTTCTCGCTGGCAACCGCCAAGCGCCATACCGAGGTCGTCCGCGCGGGAACGTCGGGCAGCGGCAGCATTGCCGCCCGCGGCTATGAGGTTGGCGATGCGGCGCTCACCCTGGTCTTCGGCGTTGCGACCGCCGTTGCCTCGCTGCTCATCATGGTGCTCTACATCGTCGAAGAGGTTCTTCGGCGCGGTGTCTACACCAACCCGAAAATGCTCTGGGGCGTGCCGATCGCGCTGGCCATCTGGGTCGGCCGCATCTGGCTGCTGGCCCATCGCGGACGGATGAACGACGATCCCGTCAGCTTCGCTTTGCGCGACAAGGCCAGCATCGTGCTCGGCACGGCCGTCGGCATCCTCTTCGTGCTGGCGCTATGA
- a CDS encoding Zn-dependent hydrolase encodes MTANTLPSQAAVSDASHPRLRRDLDALAAIGRDPAGGWSRLAFGEADRKVHAWFMDIAKAAGLAVRMDSFGNVIARLEGPPQARAIVIGSHLDTVQNGGLLDGALGVLSGLEAVRRVIETGAERRHAIEVIAFRDEEGRFGAFSGSRAMMGTLSPADIARMRASDGTGLSEAMREAGFDPDRAGEARREPGEIGAYLELHIEQGPVLESQARCIGVVSAIAGQERLSVRFTGAPDHAGTTPMGLRRDAFAAAARFADRFRSFILAEGGPETRGTIGIVKVLPNAGNVVPSEVRIGLEIRDIDAVRLAALAGAMDGLAADAAQAMNVDHQVRRVYGAAPVPMNGELTALLDAAARDLGHEPLSLPSGAGHDAAIIAEFAPAALMFVPSVGGRSHCPEEHTAWPDIVAGVAVLEAALRRLSASPLPNGVPPGAP; translated from the coding sequence ATGACCGCGAACACCCTTCCATCACAGGCGGCCGTGAGTGATGCGAGCCATCCGCGTCTGCGCCGGGATCTCGATGCGCTGGCCGCGATTGGGCGCGATCCCGCGGGGGGCTGGTCGCGCCTGGCCTTCGGCGAGGCCGACCGGAAGGTGCACGCCTGGTTCATGGATATCGCCAAAGCCGCCGGGCTTGCGGTGCGCATGGACAGTTTCGGCAACGTCATCGCGCGCCTCGAAGGCCCGCCTCAAGCACGGGCTATCGTCATCGGCTCCCATCTCGATACGGTCCAGAATGGCGGTCTGCTCGATGGCGCTCTCGGCGTGCTCTCCGGGTTGGAGGCGGTCCGGCGCGTGATCGAGACGGGCGCCGAGCGGCGCCATGCGATCGAGGTCATCGCCTTCCGCGACGAAGAGGGACGCTTCGGTGCGTTCAGCGGCAGTCGTGCCATGATGGGCACACTCTCGCCTGCCGATATCGCCCGGATGCGCGCCAGCGACGGAACCGGCTTGTCGGAGGCCATGCGCGAGGCCGGCTTCGACCCGGACCGGGCAGGCGAGGCGCGCCGCGAGCCGGGCGAGATCGGCGCCTATCTCGAACTGCATATCGAGCAGGGTCCGGTCCTGGAATCTCAGGCACGCTGCATCGGTGTCGTCAGCGCCATTGCCGGCCAGGAGCGCTTGTCAGTGCGGTTCACTGGCGCCCCCGATCATGCGGGGACGACGCCCATGGGCCTCCGGCGCGATGCCTTCGCCGCAGCGGCGCGATTTGCCGACCGGTTCAGGTCCTTCATTCTCGCGGAGGGAGGGCCGGAGACACGCGGGACGATCGGCATCGTCAAGGTTCTGCCGAATGCCGGCAATGTCGTGCCCTCCGAGGTGCGCATCGGGCTGGAGATCCGCGACATCGACGCAGTCCGGCTGGCGGCGCTCGCCGGAGCGATGGACGGTCTGGCGGCCGATGCGGCGCAGGCTATGAACGTCGATCACCAGGTCCGGCGGGTGTATGGCGCAGCGCCCGTGCCGATGAATGGCGAACTGACGGCTCTGCTGGACGCGGCGGCGCGCGATCTTGGTCATGAGCCCCTGTCGCTGCCGTCGGGCGCCGGACATGACGCGGCGATCATCGCGGAGTTTGCCCCGGCGGCACTCATGTTCGTGCCCTCTGTCGGCGGTCGCAGCCATTGCCCCGAGGAGCATACGGCCTGGCCTGACATCGTGGCTGGCGTCGCGGTTCTCGAGGCGGCGCTGCGCCGTCTGAGCGCGAGCCCGCTGCCAAACGGCGTGCCGCCCGGCGCGCCATGA
- a CDS encoding FAD-binding oxidoreductase: MSRFQETDSILSWGRVVRASHMAARPAWRDELPGLLTEATSDGRSVLALGLGRSYGETGLNPGGAVIDMTGLDRIIAFDPESRILRAEAGLSLGAILEVIVPHGLFLPVTPGTRFVTLGGAVANDVHGKNHHAHGTLGRWVRGLGLLRSDGTRHLLGPDDTTGLFAATIGGLGLTGLIEWVEIELIQIASAMIDAETVPFEGLDGFFELASESSEAFDYTVSWIDCLASGPSLGRGLFSRGRHSPAGPLRAAMGAPGPSMPIDLPGFVLNAASIRAFNALYLWNGRRRSGTSRMPYTPFFYPLDAIGNWNRMYGRRGMYQYQSVVPLAVAADATRAMLQAIAEAGQGSFLAVLKTFGDKASPGLMSFPQPGTTLALDFPNRGDETLRLLARLDSIVAEAGGRLYPAKDGRIPPALFRSGYPDWERFAAHVDPHVSSLFWRRMGA; this comes from the coding sequence ATGAGCAGGTTCCAAGAGACCGACAGCATCCTGTCCTGGGGTCGCGTCGTCCGCGCGAGCCATATGGCGGCGCGTCCGGCCTGGCGTGACGAACTGCCGGGCCTGCTGACCGAGGCGACGTCGGATGGCCGCTCGGTTCTGGCACTGGGGCTTGGCCGGTCCTATGGCGAGACAGGCCTCAATCCGGGTGGCGCCGTGATCGACATGACCGGGCTCGACCGGATCATCGCCTTCGATCCAGAGAGCCGCATCCTGCGCGCCGAGGCCGGGTTGTCGCTTGGCGCCATCCTCGAAGTCATCGTGCCGCATGGGCTGTTCCTGCCGGTGACACCCGGCACCCGCTTCGTCACGCTTGGCGGGGCCGTCGCGAACGACGTCCACGGCAAGAACCACCATGCCCATGGCACGCTGGGGCGATGGGTGCGCGGCCTCGGCCTGCTGCGTTCGGACGGCACGCGGCACCTCCTCGGCCCGGACGATACGACCGGCCTGTTCGCCGCCACCATCGGCGGCCTCGGCCTGACCGGCCTGATCGAGTGGGTCGAGATCGAGCTGATACAGATCGCAAGCGCCATGATCGATGCCGAGACCGTGCCCTTCGAAGGGTTGGATGGCTTCTTCGAACTGGCTTCCGAGAGCTCGGAAGCCTTTGACTACACCGTGTCCTGGATCGACTGCCTGGCGTCCGGCCCGTCGCTTGGCCGCGGATTGTTCAGCCGGGGTCGCCACAGTCCGGCAGGACCGCTGAGGGCCGCCATGGGCGCACCCGGCCCTTCCATGCCGATCGATCTGCCCGGGTTCGTCCTGAACGCCGCCTCCATTCGCGCCTTCAACGCGCTCTATCTCTGGAACGGCCGCCGTCGCAGCGGCACCTCGCGGATGCCCTACACGCCGTTCTTCTATCCGCTCGATGCGATCGGCAACTGGAACCGGATGTATGGCCGGCGGGGCATGTATCAGTACCAGTCGGTGGTGCCGCTGGCCGTCGCCGCGGATGCAACCCGTGCCATGCTCCAGGCCATTGCCGAGGCGGGGCAGGGCTCGTTTCTCGCGGTGCTCAAGACCTTCGGCGACAAGGCATCGCCAGGCCTCATGTCATTCCCACAACCGGGCACGACACTCGCGCTCGACTTTCCCAATCGGGGAGACGAGACCTTGCGCCTGCTCGCACGCCTCGATTCGATCGTGGCCGAAGCGGGCGGCCGGCTCTACCCGGCCAAGGACGGCCGCATTCCACCCGCGCTGTTCCGGTCGGGCTACCCGGACTGGGAGCGCTTCGC